One genomic window of Struthio camelus isolate bStrCam1 chromosome 1, bStrCam1.hap1, whole genome shotgun sequence includes the following:
- the LOC104153279 gene encoding N-acetylated-alpha-linked acidic dipeptidase 2 isoform X4, protein MLEADLVYVNYGRTEDFFKLEREMGINCTGKIVIARYGKIFRGNKVKNAILAGAQGIILYSDPADYCAPGVDVYPDGWNLPGGGAQRGNVLNLNGAGDPLTPGYPAKEYTFRYKVKEGVGIPKIPVHPIGYHDAEVLLRAMGGPAAPDSSWKGSLNVSYNIGPGFAHHFSTRKVRMHVQTNNKITRIYNVIGILRGAMEPDRYIILGGHRDSWVFGGIDPTTGAAVLQEIVRSFGKMKMEGWRPKRTIIFASWDAEEFGLLGSTEWAEENARVLQERAVAYINTDSSIEGNYTLRVDCTPLLYKLVYNLTKEISSPDEGYESKSLYESWLEKDPATENNSYPRINKLGSGSDFEAYFQRLGIASGRVRYTKNRKADKFSNYPVYHTVYETFELVEKFYDPTFRKQLTIAQLRGKLVYELADSYILPFDCRDYGEALKGYSNRIYKLAKKHEEQLKTYKVSFDPLFSAVMNFSKAAAEFHRRLEQADMNDPVAVRIMNDQLMFIERAFIDPLGLPGRKFYRHVIFAPSSHNKYAGESFPGIYDAMFDIESKADQRGAWEEVKRQISVAAFTVQAAAETLKEVA, encoded by the exons ATGCtagag gcAGATCTAGTATATGTGAACTATGGCCgcactgaagatttttttaagctGGAGCGTGAAATGGGAATTAACTGTACGGGAAAGATTGTCATTGCCAGATATGGGAAGATCTTCAGAGGAAACAAA GTTAAAAATGCCATATTAGCAGGAGCCCAAGGGATCATACTTTATTCAGACCCTGCTGACTACTGTGCCCCAGGAGTAGATGTTTATCCAGATGGCTGGAACCTTCCAGGTGGAGGAGCCCAGCGTGGGAATGTATTAAACCTGAATGGAGCTGGGGACCCTCTAACACCAGGTTATCCTGCAAAAG aGTACACTTTCCGGTATAAGGTTAAAGAAGGAGTAGGGATTCCTAAGATCCCAGTTCATCCCATTGGATATCATGATGCAGAAGTATTATTACG TGCAATGGGAGGACCTGCGGCTCCAGACAGCAGCTGGAAGGGAAGTCTCAATGTGTCTTATAATATAGGGCCAGGGTTTGCACACCACTTTTCTACAAG aaaagtcAGAATGCATgttcaaacaaacaataaaataacACGAATTTACAATGTCATTGGCATCCTCAGAGGAGCGATGGAACCAG ataggtATATTATTTTAGGAGGTCACAGAGACTCCTGGGTATTTGGTGGTATTGATCCAACTACTGGGGCTGCTGTTCTTCAAGAGATCGTTCGGAGTTTTGGTAAAATGAAGATGGAAG GTTGGAGACCTAAGCGAACTATTATTTTTGCTAGCTGGGATGCAGAAGAATTTGGATTGTTGGGTTCCACAGAATGGGCTGAG GAAAATGCCAGAGTCCTCCAGGAGCGAGCAGTTGCATACATCAACACCGATTCTTCTATAGAAG gCAACTACACATTAAGAGTTGACTGCACCCCCCTTCTCTACAAACTGGTGTATAATCTGACAAAAGAG ATTTCAAGCCCTGATGAGGGTTATGAAAGTAAGTCTCTTTATGAAAGCTGGCTAGAGAAAGACCCTGCAACTGAAAATAATAGTTACCCCAG AATAAACAAACTGGGATCAGGCAGTGATTTTGAAGCTTACTTTCAGCGACTGGGAATTGCATCAGGCAGAGTTCGTTATACCAAGAATAGG AAAGCAGACAAATTCAGCAATTATCCCGTTTATCACACTGTGTATGAGACCTTTGAGTTAGTGGAAAAATTTTATGACCCCACCTTCAGGAAACAGCTAACAATTGCCCAGTTACGAGGCAAACTGGTTTATGAACTTGCAGATTCCTACATCCTTCCTTTCGACTGTCGAGATTATGGAGAAGCCTTAAAAGGATATAGTAATAGAATTTATAAGTTGGCCAAAAAACATGAAGAACAACTGAAAACTTACAAAGTATCATTTG ATCCTCTTTTTTCTGCTGTGATGAATTTCTCAAAGGCGGCTGCTGAGTTTCATAGGAGACTTGAACAAGCTGACATGAATGA TCCAGTTGCAGTGCGAATCATGAACGATCAGTTGATGTTTATAGAAAGAGCTTTCATTGATCCTCTTGGCCTACCAGGCAGGAAATTTTACAG aCATGTCATCTTTGCTCCAAGCAGTCACAACAAGTATGCTGGAGAGTCCTTCCCAGGAATCTATGATGCCATGTTTGATATTGAAAGCAAAGCAGATCAGCGTGGAGCCTGGGAAGAAGTAAAGAGGCAGATTTCAGTTGCAGCTTTCACtgtgcaggcagcagcagagacacTGAAAGAAGTAGCATAG
- the LOC104153279 gene encoding N-acetylated-alpha-linked acidic dipeptidase 2 isoform X3, whose protein sequence is MAGSRTTLRMWLGCPGLLGCFLLGLLTGWFTKPTEKATTSADVYQNVRQKLMAEMKAENIKQFLRSFTKFPHLAGTEQNLFLAKQIQGQWKEFGLDSAELVHYDVLLSYPNETQPNYISVIDDQGNEADLVYVNYGRTEDFFKLEREMGINCTGKIVIARYGKIFRGNKVKNAILAGAQGIILYSDPADYCAPGVDVYPDGWNLPGGGAQRGNVLNLNGAGDPLTPGYPAKEYTFRYKVKEGVGIPKIPVHPIGYHDAEVLLRAMGGPAAPDSSWKGSLNVSYNIGPGFAHHFSTRKVRMHVQTNNKITRIYNVIGILRGAMEPDRYIILGGHRDSWVFGGIDPTTGAAVLQEIVRSFGKMKMEGWRPKRTIIFASWDAEEFGLLGSTEWAEENARVLQERAVAYINTDSSIEGNYTLRVDCTPLLYKLVYNLTKEISSPDEGYESKSLYESWLEKDPATENNSYPRINKLGSGSDFEAYFQRLGIASGRVRYTKNRKADKFSNYPVYHTVYETFELVEKFYDPTFRKQLTIAQLRGKLVYELADSYILPFDCRDYGEALKGYSNRIYKLAKKHEEQLKTYKVSFDPLFSAVMNFSKAAAEFHRRLEQADMNDPVAVRIMNDQLMFIERAFIDPLGLPGRKFYRHVIFAPSSHNKYAGESFPGIYDAMFDIESKADQRGAWEEVKRQISVAAFTVQAAAETLKEVA, encoded by the exons ATGGCCGGGAGCAGGACCACCCTCCGCATGTGGCTGGGCTGCCCTGGACTGCTGGGCTGTTTCTTACTGGGCTTACTCACAG GATGGTTTACAAAACCAACTGAGAAAGCAACCACCTCAGCAGATGTCTATCAAAATGTGAGACAGAAGCTTATGgctgaaatgaaagcagaaaacataAAGCAATTCCTTCG TTCCTTTACGAAGTTTCCTCACCTCGCAGGAACAGAACAGAATCTTTTTCTTGCCAAACAAATTCAAGGCCAGTGGAAGGAATTTGGACTGGATTCAGCAGAACTAGTTCATTATGATGTCCTTCTTTCCTACCCAAATGAAACGCAGCCAAACTACATTTCAGTAATTGATGATCAAGGAAATGAG gcAGATCTAGTATATGTGAACTATGGCCgcactgaagatttttttaagctGGAGCGTGAAATGGGAATTAACTGTACGGGAAAGATTGTCATTGCCAGATATGGGAAGATCTTCAGAGGAAACAAA GTTAAAAATGCCATATTAGCAGGAGCCCAAGGGATCATACTTTATTCAGACCCTGCTGACTACTGTGCCCCAGGAGTAGATGTTTATCCAGATGGCTGGAACCTTCCAGGTGGAGGAGCCCAGCGTGGGAATGTATTAAACCTGAATGGAGCTGGGGACCCTCTAACACCAGGTTATCCTGCAAAAG aGTACACTTTCCGGTATAAGGTTAAAGAAGGAGTAGGGATTCCTAAGATCCCAGTTCATCCCATTGGATATCATGATGCAGAAGTATTATTACG TGCAATGGGAGGACCTGCGGCTCCAGACAGCAGCTGGAAGGGAAGTCTCAATGTGTCTTATAATATAGGGCCAGGGTTTGCACACCACTTTTCTACAAG aaaagtcAGAATGCATgttcaaacaaacaataaaataacACGAATTTACAATGTCATTGGCATCCTCAGAGGAGCGATGGAACCAG ataggtATATTATTTTAGGAGGTCACAGAGACTCCTGGGTATTTGGTGGTATTGATCCAACTACTGGGGCTGCTGTTCTTCAAGAGATCGTTCGGAGTTTTGGTAAAATGAAGATGGAAG GTTGGAGACCTAAGCGAACTATTATTTTTGCTAGCTGGGATGCAGAAGAATTTGGATTGTTGGGTTCCACAGAATGGGCTGAG GAAAATGCCAGAGTCCTCCAGGAGCGAGCAGTTGCATACATCAACACCGATTCTTCTATAGAAG gCAACTACACATTAAGAGTTGACTGCACCCCCCTTCTCTACAAACTGGTGTATAATCTGACAAAAGAG ATTTCAAGCCCTGATGAGGGTTATGAAAGTAAGTCTCTTTATGAAAGCTGGCTAGAGAAAGACCCTGCAACTGAAAATAATAGTTACCCCAG AATAAACAAACTGGGATCAGGCAGTGATTTTGAAGCTTACTTTCAGCGACTGGGAATTGCATCAGGCAGAGTTCGTTATACCAAGAATAGG AAAGCAGACAAATTCAGCAATTATCCCGTTTATCACACTGTGTATGAGACCTTTGAGTTAGTGGAAAAATTTTATGACCCCACCTTCAGGAAACAGCTAACAATTGCCCAGTTACGAGGCAAACTGGTTTATGAACTTGCAGATTCCTACATCCTTCCTTTCGACTGTCGAGATTATGGAGAAGCCTTAAAAGGATATAGTAATAGAATTTATAAGTTGGCCAAAAAACATGAAGAACAACTGAAAACTTACAAAGTATCATTTG ATCCTCTTTTTTCTGCTGTGATGAATTTCTCAAAGGCGGCTGCTGAGTTTCATAGGAGACTTGAACAAGCTGACATGAATGA TCCAGTTGCAGTGCGAATCATGAACGATCAGTTGATGTTTATAGAAAGAGCTTTCATTGATCCTCTTGGCCTACCAGGCAGGAAATTTTACAG aCATGTCATCTTTGCTCCAAGCAGTCACAACAAGTATGCTGGAGAGTCCTTCCCAGGAATCTATGATGCCATGTTTGATATTGAAAGCAAAGCAGATCAGCGTGGAGCCTGGGAAGAAGTAAAGAGGCAGATTTCAGTTGCAGCTTTCACtgtgcaggcagcagcagagacacTGAAAGAAGTAGCATAG
- the LOC104153279 gene encoding N-acetylated-alpha-linked acidic dipeptidase 2 isoform X1, translating into MAGSRTTLRMWLGCPGLLGCFLLGLLTGWFTKPTEKATTSADVYQNVRQKLMAEMKAENIKQFLRSFTKFPHLAGTEQNLFLAKQIQGQWKEFGLDSAELVHYDVLLSYPNETQPNYISVIDDQGNEIFNTSLFEPPPQGYENVTGILPPYNAFSAQGMLEADLVYVNYGRTEDFFKLEREMGINCTGKIVIARYGKIFRGNKVKNAILAGAQGIILYSDPADYCAPGVDVYPDGWNLPGGGAQRGNVLNLNGAGDPLTPGYPAKEYTFRYKVKEGVGIPKIPVHPIGYHDAEVLLRAMGGPAAPDSSWKGSLNVSYNIGPGFAHHFSTRKVRMHVQTNNKITRIYNVIGILRGAMEPDRYIILGGHRDSWVFGGIDPTTGAAVLQEIVRSFGKMKMEGWRPKRTIIFASWDAEEFGLLGSTEWAEENARVLQERAVAYINTDSSIEGNYTLRVDCTPLLYKLVYNLTKEISSPDEGYESKSLYESWLEKDPATENNSYPRINKLGSGSDFEAYFQRLGIASGRVRYTKNRKADKFSNYPVYHTVYETFELVEKFYDPTFRKQLTIAQLRGKLVYELADSYILPFDCRDYGEALKGYSNRIYKLAKKHEEQLKTYKVSFDPLFSAVMNFSKAAAEFHRRLEQADMNDPVAVRIMNDQLMFIERAFIDPLGLPGRKFYRHVIFAPSSHNKYAGESFPGIYDAMFDIESKADQRGAWEEVKRQISVAAFTVQAAAETLKEVA; encoded by the exons ATGGCCGGGAGCAGGACCACCCTCCGCATGTGGCTGGGCTGCCCTGGACTGCTGGGCTGTTTCTTACTGGGCTTACTCACAG GATGGTTTACAAAACCAACTGAGAAAGCAACCACCTCAGCAGATGTCTATCAAAATGTGAGACAGAAGCTTATGgctgaaatgaaagcagaaaacataAAGCAATTCCTTCG TTCCTTTACGAAGTTTCCTCACCTCGCAGGAACAGAACAGAATCTTTTTCTTGCCAAACAAATTCAAGGCCAGTGGAAGGAATTTGGACTGGATTCAGCAGAACTAGTTCATTATGATGTCCTTCTTTCCTACCCAAATGAAACGCAGCCAAACTACATTTCAGTAATTGATGATCAAGGAAATGAG ATTTTCAATACATCATTGTTTGAACCACCTCCTCAAGGATATGAAAATGTTACTGGTATTCTGCCACCATATAATGCTTTTTCAGCACAAGGAATGCtagag gcAGATCTAGTATATGTGAACTATGGCCgcactgaagatttttttaagctGGAGCGTGAAATGGGAATTAACTGTACGGGAAAGATTGTCATTGCCAGATATGGGAAGATCTTCAGAGGAAACAAA GTTAAAAATGCCATATTAGCAGGAGCCCAAGGGATCATACTTTATTCAGACCCTGCTGACTACTGTGCCCCAGGAGTAGATGTTTATCCAGATGGCTGGAACCTTCCAGGTGGAGGAGCCCAGCGTGGGAATGTATTAAACCTGAATGGAGCTGGGGACCCTCTAACACCAGGTTATCCTGCAAAAG aGTACACTTTCCGGTATAAGGTTAAAGAAGGAGTAGGGATTCCTAAGATCCCAGTTCATCCCATTGGATATCATGATGCAGAAGTATTATTACG TGCAATGGGAGGACCTGCGGCTCCAGACAGCAGCTGGAAGGGAAGTCTCAATGTGTCTTATAATATAGGGCCAGGGTTTGCACACCACTTTTCTACAAG aaaagtcAGAATGCATgttcaaacaaacaataaaataacACGAATTTACAATGTCATTGGCATCCTCAGAGGAGCGATGGAACCAG ataggtATATTATTTTAGGAGGTCACAGAGACTCCTGGGTATTTGGTGGTATTGATCCAACTACTGGGGCTGCTGTTCTTCAAGAGATCGTTCGGAGTTTTGGTAAAATGAAGATGGAAG GTTGGAGACCTAAGCGAACTATTATTTTTGCTAGCTGGGATGCAGAAGAATTTGGATTGTTGGGTTCCACAGAATGGGCTGAG GAAAATGCCAGAGTCCTCCAGGAGCGAGCAGTTGCATACATCAACACCGATTCTTCTATAGAAG gCAACTACACATTAAGAGTTGACTGCACCCCCCTTCTCTACAAACTGGTGTATAATCTGACAAAAGAG ATTTCAAGCCCTGATGAGGGTTATGAAAGTAAGTCTCTTTATGAAAGCTGGCTAGAGAAAGACCCTGCAACTGAAAATAATAGTTACCCCAG AATAAACAAACTGGGATCAGGCAGTGATTTTGAAGCTTACTTTCAGCGACTGGGAATTGCATCAGGCAGAGTTCGTTATACCAAGAATAGG AAAGCAGACAAATTCAGCAATTATCCCGTTTATCACACTGTGTATGAGACCTTTGAGTTAGTGGAAAAATTTTATGACCCCACCTTCAGGAAACAGCTAACAATTGCCCAGTTACGAGGCAAACTGGTTTATGAACTTGCAGATTCCTACATCCTTCCTTTCGACTGTCGAGATTATGGAGAAGCCTTAAAAGGATATAGTAATAGAATTTATAAGTTGGCCAAAAAACATGAAGAACAACTGAAAACTTACAAAGTATCATTTG ATCCTCTTTTTTCTGCTGTGATGAATTTCTCAAAGGCGGCTGCTGAGTTTCATAGGAGACTTGAACAAGCTGACATGAATGA TCCAGTTGCAGTGCGAATCATGAACGATCAGTTGATGTTTATAGAAAGAGCTTTCATTGATCCTCTTGGCCTACCAGGCAGGAAATTTTACAG aCATGTCATCTTTGCTCCAAGCAGTCACAACAAGTATGCTGGAGAGTCCTTCCCAGGAATCTATGATGCCATGTTTGATATTGAAAGCAAAGCAGATCAGCGTGGAGCCTGGGAAGAAGTAAAGAGGCAGATTTCAGTTGCAGCTTTCACtgtgcaggcagcagcagagacacTGAAAGAAGTAGCATAG
- the LOC104153279 gene encoding N-acetylated-alpha-linked acidic dipeptidase 2 isoform X2, which produces MAGSRTTLRMWLGCPGLLGCFLLGLLTGWFTKPTEKATTSADVYQNVRQKLMAEMKAENIKQFLRSFTKFPHLAGTEQNLFLAKQIQGQWKEFGLDSAELVHYDVLLSYPNETQPNYISVIDDQGNEIFNTSLFEPPPQGYENVTGILPPYNAFSAQGMLEADLVYVNYGRTEDFFKLEREMGINCTGKIVIARYGKIFRGNKVKNAILAGAQGIILYSDPADYCAPGVDVYPDGWNLPGGGAQRGNVLNLNGAGDPLTPGYPAKEYTFRYKVKEGVGIPKIPVHPIGYHDAEVLLRAMGGPAAPDSSWKGSLNVSYNIGPGFAHHFSTRYIILGGHRDSWVFGGIDPTTGAAVLQEIVRSFGKMKMEGWRPKRTIIFASWDAEEFGLLGSTEWAEENARVLQERAVAYINTDSSIEGNYTLRVDCTPLLYKLVYNLTKEISSPDEGYESKSLYESWLEKDPATENNSYPRINKLGSGSDFEAYFQRLGIASGRVRYTKNRKADKFSNYPVYHTVYETFELVEKFYDPTFRKQLTIAQLRGKLVYELADSYILPFDCRDYGEALKGYSNRIYKLAKKHEEQLKTYKVSFDPLFSAVMNFSKAAAEFHRRLEQADMNDPVAVRIMNDQLMFIERAFIDPLGLPGRKFYRHVIFAPSSHNKYAGESFPGIYDAMFDIESKADQRGAWEEVKRQISVAAFTVQAAAETLKEVA; this is translated from the exons ATGGCCGGGAGCAGGACCACCCTCCGCATGTGGCTGGGCTGCCCTGGACTGCTGGGCTGTTTCTTACTGGGCTTACTCACAG GATGGTTTACAAAACCAACTGAGAAAGCAACCACCTCAGCAGATGTCTATCAAAATGTGAGACAGAAGCTTATGgctgaaatgaaagcagaaaacataAAGCAATTCCTTCG TTCCTTTACGAAGTTTCCTCACCTCGCAGGAACAGAACAGAATCTTTTTCTTGCCAAACAAATTCAAGGCCAGTGGAAGGAATTTGGACTGGATTCAGCAGAACTAGTTCATTATGATGTCCTTCTTTCCTACCCAAATGAAACGCAGCCAAACTACATTTCAGTAATTGATGATCAAGGAAATGAG ATTTTCAATACATCATTGTTTGAACCACCTCCTCAAGGATATGAAAATGTTACTGGTATTCTGCCACCATATAATGCTTTTTCAGCACAAGGAATGCtagag gcAGATCTAGTATATGTGAACTATGGCCgcactgaagatttttttaagctGGAGCGTGAAATGGGAATTAACTGTACGGGAAAGATTGTCATTGCCAGATATGGGAAGATCTTCAGAGGAAACAAA GTTAAAAATGCCATATTAGCAGGAGCCCAAGGGATCATACTTTATTCAGACCCTGCTGACTACTGTGCCCCAGGAGTAGATGTTTATCCAGATGGCTGGAACCTTCCAGGTGGAGGAGCCCAGCGTGGGAATGTATTAAACCTGAATGGAGCTGGGGACCCTCTAACACCAGGTTATCCTGCAAAAG aGTACACTTTCCGGTATAAGGTTAAAGAAGGAGTAGGGATTCCTAAGATCCCAGTTCATCCCATTGGATATCATGATGCAGAAGTATTATTACG TGCAATGGGAGGACCTGCGGCTCCAGACAGCAGCTGGAAGGGAAGTCTCAATGTGTCTTATAATATAGGGCCAGGGTTTGCACACCACTTTTCTACAAG gtATATTATTTTAGGAGGTCACAGAGACTCCTGGGTATTTGGTGGTATTGATCCAACTACTGGGGCTGCTGTTCTTCAAGAGATCGTTCGGAGTTTTGGTAAAATGAAGATGGAAG GTTGGAGACCTAAGCGAACTATTATTTTTGCTAGCTGGGATGCAGAAGAATTTGGATTGTTGGGTTCCACAGAATGGGCTGAG GAAAATGCCAGAGTCCTCCAGGAGCGAGCAGTTGCATACATCAACACCGATTCTTCTATAGAAG gCAACTACACATTAAGAGTTGACTGCACCCCCCTTCTCTACAAACTGGTGTATAATCTGACAAAAGAG ATTTCAAGCCCTGATGAGGGTTATGAAAGTAAGTCTCTTTATGAAAGCTGGCTAGAGAAAGACCCTGCAACTGAAAATAATAGTTACCCCAG AATAAACAAACTGGGATCAGGCAGTGATTTTGAAGCTTACTTTCAGCGACTGGGAATTGCATCAGGCAGAGTTCGTTATACCAAGAATAGG AAAGCAGACAAATTCAGCAATTATCCCGTTTATCACACTGTGTATGAGACCTTTGAGTTAGTGGAAAAATTTTATGACCCCACCTTCAGGAAACAGCTAACAATTGCCCAGTTACGAGGCAAACTGGTTTATGAACTTGCAGATTCCTACATCCTTCCTTTCGACTGTCGAGATTATGGAGAAGCCTTAAAAGGATATAGTAATAGAATTTATAAGTTGGCCAAAAAACATGAAGAACAACTGAAAACTTACAAAGTATCATTTG ATCCTCTTTTTTCTGCTGTGATGAATTTCTCAAAGGCGGCTGCTGAGTTTCATAGGAGACTTGAACAAGCTGACATGAATGA TCCAGTTGCAGTGCGAATCATGAACGATCAGTTGATGTTTATAGAAAGAGCTTTCATTGATCCTCTTGGCCTACCAGGCAGGAAATTTTACAG aCATGTCATCTTTGCTCCAAGCAGTCACAACAAGTATGCTGGAGAGTCCTTCCCAGGAATCTATGATGCCATGTTTGATATTGAAAGCAAAGCAGATCAGCGTGGAGCCTGGGAAGAAGTAAAGAGGCAGATTTCAGTTGCAGCTTTCACtgtgcaggcagcagcagagacacTGAAAGAAGTAGCATAG